A single Flavobacterium sp. 1 DNA region contains:
- the secG gene encoding preprotein translocase subunit SecG, producing MFSIFLVLITIVCFLLIVVIMVQNPKGGGLSSTISGSQMLGGVQKTTDFLDKSTWTLATILIALILLSGLSFTGTLSDSDSKIIDNTETAAPKTNAPVQNAPAGNTPAPASPAK from the coding sequence ATGTTTTCAATTTTTTTAGTTTTAATTACAATAGTATGTTTTCTATTGATCGTAGTAATCATGGTTCAAAACCCTAAAGGCGGCGGACTTTCTTCTACAATAAGCGGTTCTCAAATGTTAGGTGGTGTACAGAAAACTACTGATTTTTTAGACAAAAGCACTTGGACATTGGCAACTATATTAATTGCATTAATCTTACTTTCCGGCTTGAGTTTCACAGGAACTTTAAGCGATTCAGATTCAAAAATTATTGACAACACTGAAACTGCAGCTCCAAAAACTAATGCTCCAGTTCAGAATGCACCTGCAGGAAACACACCTGCACCTGCAAGTCCAGCAAAATAA
- a CDS encoding glycerol-3-phosphate dehydrogenase/oxidase, with the protein MNRFEQLEKLKQVQNWDIIIIGGGANGLGVAVDAASRGFKTILLEAVDFAKGTSSRSTKLVHGGVRYLEQGNISLVIEALKERGLMEKNAGHLVKNESFIIPNYNWWAGYFYTFGLKLYDLLAGKLSLGSSKYLSREKTLELIPSIEPNGLQSGVLYHDGQFDDSRLAINLAQTATEKGACVLNHFKVIQLIKDNKNQITGIVAVDQESGEEYTIQGKAVINATGVFTNAIMKMNDTVYKKYIVPSQGIHLVFDKSFLLGNHALMIPKTSDGRVLFAVPWHDKIVVGTTDTLVKKSDIEPIALEEEIKFVLETAQRYLTKKPTRADVLSVFAGLRPLAAPEKKGQSTKEVSRSHKIIVSETGLITITGGKWTTYRKIAEDIVDKAIATHQLPNKKCVTEYLAIHGNKKNSDIDFENHLFIYGTDSTAILQLQENEPELKEKLHPNYNYTLAEVVWAIRHEMATTVEDVLARRVRLLFLDARVAISCADKVARLLAKELGHDENWIQNQLAEFKTVANGFLLKEFRVL; encoded by the coding sequence ATGAACCGATTCGAACAGCTAGAAAAACTCAAACAAGTCCAAAATTGGGATATCATCATTATCGGCGGTGGTGCCAATGGCCTTGGCGTTGCAGTTGATGCGGCAAGCAGGGGATTTAAAACGATACTATTAGAAGCGGTGGATTTTGCAAAAGGCACTTCAAGCCGAAGTACCAAATTGGTTCACGGCGGAGTTCGTTATTTGGAACAAGGTAATATTTCCCTGGTTATTGAAGCTCTAAAAGAAAGAGGCTTAATGGAAAAAAACGCAGGGCATTTGGTAAAAAATGAATCTTTCATTATACCAAATTACAATTGGTGGGCTGGCTATTTTTATACCTTTGGCTTAAAATTATACGATTTATTAGCCGGTAAATTAAGCCTTGGAAGTTCTAAATATTTATCCAGAGAAAAGACACTAGAATTAATCCCATCCATTGAACCAAATGGATTACAAAGTGGCGTATTGTATCATGATGGGCAATTTGATGACTCACGATTAGCCATTAATCTAGCTCAAACCGCAACAGAGAAAGGAGCTTGCGTACTCAATCATTTTAAAGTCATTCAATTAATAAAGGATAACAAAAACCAAATTACAGGCATTGTAGCTGTTGACCAAGAATCTGGAGAGGAATACACGATACAAGGCAAAGCAGTAATTAATGCAACGGGAGTATTTACCAATGCCATTATGAAAATGAACGATACGGTTTATAAAAAATATATCGTTCCAAGTCAGGGGATTCATTTGGTATTTGATAAATCGTTTTTACTAGGCAACCATGCACTAATGATTCCGAAGACGAGTGACGGAAGAGTACTTTTTGCAGTTCCTTGGCACGATAAAATTGTGGTGGGCACAACCGATACATTAGTCAAAAAATCAGATATTGAACCAATAGCCTTGGAAGAAGAAATAAAATTTGTACTGGAAACAGCGCAAAGATATTTGACAAAAAAACCAACACGAGCCGATGTTCTTTCGGTTTTTGCAGGACTAAGACCTTTGGCTGCACCGGAAAAAAAAGGACAAAGCACTAAAGAAGTTTCCAGAAGCCATAAAATAATTGTTTCCGAAACTGGGTTAATCACCATTACTGGCGGAAAATGGACGACCTACCGAAAAATTGCTGAAGACATTGTAGATAAAGCCATCGCAACACATCAGTTGCCAAACAAAAAATGCGTGACCGAGTATTTGGCTATTCACGGAAATAAGAAAAATAGTGATATCGATTTTGAAAATCACTTATTTATTTACGGAACAGACAGCACCGCTATATTGCAACTACAGGAAAACGAACCCGAATTAAAAGAAAAACTACACCCAAATTACAATTACACTTTGGCTGAAGTTGTCTGGGCTATTCGACATGAAATGGCTACGACTGTTGAAGATGTTTTAGCAAGACGTGTCCGGTTGTTGTTTTTGGACGCACGAGTTGCAATTTCTTGTGCTGACAAAGTAGCTCGTTTACTGGCAAAAGAATTAGGACATGACGAAAACTGGATTCAAAATCAATTGGCAGAATTTAAAACTGTTGCCAATGGTTTTCTTTTGAAAGAATTTCGGGTTTTATAA
- a CDS encoding DedA family protein, protein MSNFEWTQLVNPEFYITFTIGGIQLGLYIVLFIVFAETGLFAGFFLPGDSLLFLAGIYSRDLIQNILFIESDFINLVILSSLVALSGVFGNMVGYWFGAKSGYYLYNREDTFLFKKKYLLQSKEFFEKHGGKAIIYARFLPIVRTFAPIVAGIGSMDKKKFMFFNIVSSVLWSFILIFSGHYLYGFCIDQWGIDLKEHIEKIVIGIILVSTLPVFLKLIKKKVIHQ, encoded by the coding sequence ATGAGTAATTTTGAATGGACCCAATTAGTAAATCCCGAATTTTATATAACTTTTACAATTGGTGGCATTCAACTGGGTTTGTATATTGTTTTATTTATTGTTTTTGCCGAAACTGGTCTTTTTGCCGGTTTTTTTCTTCCAGGCGATAGTCTTCTTTTCCTTGCCGGAATTTATAGCCGTGATTTAATTCAGAATATTCTTTTTATAGAAAGCGACTTTATAAATCTTGTGATACTTTCTTCATTGGTCGCTCTTTCGGGCGTTTTCGGAAACATGGTAGGCTATTGGTTTGGTGCCAAAAGCGGGTATTATTTATACAACAGGGAAGATACGTTTTTGTTCAAGAAAAAATATTTGCTCCAGTCCAAAGAGTTTTTTGAAAAACACGGAGGGAAAGCTATTATTTATGCAAGATTTTTGCCAATCGTAAGAACATTTGCTCCTATAGTAGCTGGTATTGGAAGTATGGACAAGAAAAAATTTATGTTTTTTAATATAGTGAGTTCGGTTTTATGGTCTTTTATATTGATATTTTCAGGTCATTATTTGTATGGTTTTTGTATAGATCAGTGGGGAATTGACTTAAAAGAACATATCGAAAAAATAGTGATAGGAATCATTTTAGTATCAACACTGCCAGTTTTTTTAAAGCTGATTAAGAAAAAAGTTATTCATCAATAA
- the miaB gene encoding tRNA (N6-isopentenyl adenosine(37)-C2)-methylthiotransferase MiaB, translating to MEKIIEESKQGNSLVLEHKPENTKKLFIESYGCAMNFSDSEIVASILSGNGYNTTQVLEEADLVLVNTCSIRDKAEQTIRKRLEKYNAVKRINPKMKVGVLGCMAERLKSQFLEEEKIVDLVVGPDAYKDLPNLLSEVEEGRDAINVILSKEETYGDISPVRLMSNGITAFVSITRGCDNMCTFCVVPFTRGRERSREPQSIMNEIQDLWGRGFKEITLLGQNVDSYLWYGGGLKKDFVSATEMQKATAVDFDQLLEMTAVAFPKMRIRFSTSNPQDMHESILHVIAKYPNICKHIHLPVQSGSNRILKEMNRLHTREEYMALIDKIRSIIPDGAITQDMISGFPTETEQDHQDTLSLMEYVKYNFGYMYSYSERPGTLAGRKMEDDVPEETKLRRLQEIVDLQQKHALIRSQEFIGKTVEVLVEKVSKKSTEEFSGRNSQSITVVFPKENYKIGDFVNVKINSCTSGTLKGEAIGLSDMN from the coding sequence ATGGAAAAGATAATTGAAGAAAGCAAACAAGGAAACAGCCTTGTTCTAGAACATAAACCAGAGAATACCAAGAAACTTTTTATAGAAAGCTATGGCTGTGCGATGAATTTTTCGGACAGTGAGATTGTAGCGTCTATATTGTCCGGAAACGGATACAATACGACCCAAGTGCTGGAAGAAGCCGATTTGGTTTTGGTAAATACCTGTTCGATTCGGGACAAAGCGGAACAAACAATACGCAAGCGTCTGGAAAAATACAATGCGGTGAAACGCATTAATCCGAAGATGAAAGTGGGAGTTCTAGGCTGTATGGCCGAACGTTTGAAAAGTCAGTTCCTCGAAGAAGAAAAAATTGTTGACCTTGTAGTGGGACCTGATGCCTATAAAGATTTACCGAATTTATTAAGCGAAGTTGAAGAAGGTCGCGATGCAATAAACGTGATTTTGTCCAAAGAGGAAACTTATGGCGATATTTCGCCAGTTCGATTGATGAGCAACGGAATTACAGCATTTGTCTCGATAACAAGAGGTTGCGACAATATGTGTACGTTTTGCGTGGTGCCTTTTACTCGCGGGCGTGAGCGCAGCCGTGAACCGCAAAGCATTATGAACGAAATTCAGGATTTATGGGGCAGAGGATTTAAGGAAATCACGCTCTTAGGTCAGAATGTGGACAGTTATTTATGGTACGGCGGTGGATTGAAAAAGGATTTTGTCAGTGCGACCGAAATGCAAAAAGCGACAGCGGTGGATTTTGACCAATTATTGGAAATGACTGCGGTTGCTTTCCCAAAAATGCGTATTCGTTTTTCAACTTCAAATCCACAGGATATGCACGAAAGCATTTTGCACGTTATTGCCAAATATCCTAACATCTGCAAACACATTCACTTGCCGGTTCAATCGGGAAGCAACCGCATTTTGAAAGAAATGAATCGTCTGCACACGAGAGAGGAATATATGGCATTGATTGATAAAATTCGTTCTATTATTCCTGACGGAGCCATCACTCAGGATATGATTTCGGGTTTCCCGACAGAAACGGAACAAGACCATCAAGATACTTTAAGTTTAATGGAGTATGTGAAATATAATTTTGGCTATATGTACAGCTACTCTGAACGCCCTGGAACTTTGGCTGGAAGAAAAATGGAAGATGATGTTCCTGAAGAAACCAAACTTCGCAGGCTACAGGAAATTGTCGATTTACAGCAAAAACACGCCTTGATTCGTTCACAGGAATTCATCGGAAAAACGGTTGAAGTATTGGTTGAGAAAGTTTCGAAAAAATCGACTGAGGAGTTTTCAGGAAGAAATTCACAAAGCATTACGGTGGTTTTCCCTAAAGAGAATTATAAAATAGGTGATTTTGTAAATGTAAAAATTAATTCTTGCACCTCCGGAACTTTAAAAGGTGAAGCGATTGGATTGAGTGATATGAATTAA
- a CDS encoding GxxExxY protein, giving the protein MNGYREEETYKIIGICMEVHRTLGPGLLEIIYKDALEIEFKENNIPFEREKEFAIKYKGKILPHKFYADFIVNKDIILEVKAVKEFSNEHIAQILNYLKLANSEIGLMVNFQTKSLEYKRYAL; this is encoded by the coding sequence ATGAACGGTTACAGAGAAGAAGAAACTTATAAAATCATTGGGATATGCATGGAGGTCCATAGAACACTGGGGCCTGGTTTACTAGAAATCATTTACAAAGATGCTTTAGAAATAGAATTCAAAGAAAATAACATTCCTTTTGAAAGGGAGAAAGAATTTGCGATTAAATATAAAGGCAAAATTTTACCTCACAAATTTTATGCTGACTTTATTGTAAATAAAGACATAATTTTAGAAGTAAAAGCTGTGAAAGAATTCTCTAATGAACATATTGCGCAAATTTTAAATTATTTAAAATTAGCTAATTCAGAAATAGGATTAATGGTAAATTTTCAAACCAAATCATTAGAATACAAAAGATATGCCTTATAA
- a CDS encoding heavy-metal-associated domain-containing protein translates to MKTNIQEFRNDGIKNIFLVLLMTVFAFSAQGQESKNKNKNAKYTTEINGNCEQCQKRIQKAAYSVSGVKSASWSVETHQLSVIINEEKCSLIDVKKAVAKVGHDTDSVKSSKEDYGKLHSCCQYERL, encoded by the coding sequence ATGAAAACAAATATTCAAGAATTTAGAAATGATGGCATTAAGAACATTTTTTTAGTTTTATTAATGACTGTCTTTGCATTTTCAGCTCAAGGCCAAGAAAGTAAAAATAAAAATAAAAATGCCAAATATACTACCGAAATAAACGGTAACTGTGAGCAATGCCAAAAGAGAATTCAAAAAGCGGCTTATTCGGTTTCTGGGGTAAAATCAGCTTCATGGAGTGTTGAAACACATCAGTTGAGTGTGATTATCAACGAAGAGAAATGTTCCCTGATAGATGTAAAAAAGGCTGTCGCCAAAGTTGGACATGATACGGATTCTGTAAAATCATCCAAAGAGGATTATGGTAAGCTTCATTCATGCTGTCAGTATGAAAGGCTGTAA
- a CDS encoding sigma-54-dependent Fis family transcriptional regulator, protein MDTVQSIKQRFEIIGNDPKLNRAIEKAIQVAPTDISVLVAGESGVGKESIPKIIHSLSHRKHGKYIAVNCGAIPEGTIDSELFGHEKGAFTGATSTREGYFEVANGGTIFLDEVGELPLTTQVRLLRVLENGEFIKVGSSQVQKTNVRIVAATNVNLFKAIEKGKFREDLYYRLSTVDIHLPPLRERKEDIHLLFRKFVADFANKYKMPPLKLDDGAILLLQKFRWSGNIRQLRNVAEQISVLETNRDITAATLQTYLPSEDSNLPSVIKDKKNDSDFNTEREILYKVLFDMKSDLHDLKKLTLELMQNGSSKVQETNKSLIKKIYGTEEEDSEIDFEEQPRTSYLSNQSIQQDYEEQESNNYLLAETIEEEEILRLEQKEIEMIKKSLEKNKGKRKAAADELGISERTLYRKIKQFDL, encoded by the coding sequence ATGGATACAGTACAATCAATAAAACAGCGCTTTGAGATTATTGGGAATGACCCAAAGCTTAATCGCGCTATAGAAAAAGCCATTCAGGTTGCCCCTACCGATATTTCGGTTTTGGTGGCTGGAGAAAGCGGAGTAGGAAAAGAAAGCATACCAAAGATTATCCATTCCCTATCACACCGAAAACACGGAAAATATATTGCAGTAAACTGTGGTGCAATCCCGGAAGGAACGATTGACAGTGAACTTTTTGGACATGAAAAAGGGGCTTTTACTGGCGCAACCAGCACTCGTGAAGGCTATTTTGAAGTAGCTAACGGAGGGACTATTTTCCTTGACGAAGTTGGAGAATTGCCATTGACCACTCAAGTACGTTTATTACGTGTTCTAGAAAATGGAGAATTCATAAAAGTAGGTTCGTCCCAAGTTCAAAAAACGAATGTGCGAATCGTAGCAGCAACCAACGTCAATTTATTCAAGGCTATTGAAAAAGGAAAATTCCGTGAAGATTTATATTACCGTTTAAGCACGGTTGACATACACTTGCCTCCACTTCGAGAACGTAAAGAAGACATTCATTTATTGTTTAGAAAATTTGTTGCTGATTTTGCAAACAAATACAAGATGCCTCCTTTAAAACTGGATGATGGCGCTATTTTATTGCTACAAAAATTTCGCTGGAGCGGTAATATTCGACAATTGCGAAATGTTGCTGAACAGATTTCGGTATTAGAAACCAACAGAGACATTACGGCAGCGACTTTACAAACTTATCTGCCAAGCGAAGACAGTAATTTACCATCGGTAATTAAAGACAAAAAAAACGACAGCGATTTTAATACCGAAAGAGAAATTTTATACAAAGTCCTTTTTGACATGAAAAGTGATTTGCATGATCTAAAAAAACTGACATTGGAATTGATGCAAAACGGAAGTTCTAAAGTACAGGAGACTAACAAATCGCTTATCAAAAAAATATATGGTACCGAAGAAGAAGACAGCGAAATAGATTTTGAAGAGCAACCAAGAACTTCGTATCTGTCCAATCAAAGCATACAACAGGATTACGAAGAACAGGAATCTAACAATTATCTTTTGGCCGAAACTATTGAAGAAGAAGAAATATTAAGGCTGGAACAAAAAGAAATCGAAATGATTAAAAAATCATTAGAAAAAAACAAAGGAAAACGAAAAGCCGCAGCAGATGAATTAGGCATTTCGGAACGTACTTTATATCGAAAAATCAAACAATTTGATTTATAA
- the groES gene encoding co-chaperone GroES, translated as MTLNIKPLSDRVLIEPVAAETKTASGIFIPDTAKEKPQKGTVVAVGNGTKDHTMTVKIGDTVLYGKYAGTELKLEGKDYLIMREDDILAII; from the coding sequence ATGACATTAAACATTAAACCACTTTCAGACAGAGTTCTTATCGAGCCAGTAGCAGCTGAAACGAAAACGGCGTCAGGAATTTTTATTCCAGATACAGCCAAAGAGAAACCGCAAAAAGGAACAGTAGTAGCAGTAGGAAACGGGACTAAGGATCATACTATGACTGTAAAAATCGGAGACACTGTCCTTTATGGAAAATATGCAGGAACTGAATTAAAATTAGAAGGAAAAGATTATCTGATTATGCGTGAGGACGATATCCTTGCAATAATCTAA
- a CDS encoding LptE family protein: MKKTHYLLLIISSFILNSCSVYNFTGTGKIDAKTYQVNFFPNTSDLIEPGIDRTFTLTLQDLIQNQTNLHLVKNNGDLTYEGEITDYRISPMTATADQKAAQNRLKIRVQVRFTNKNKEADDFDKSFEFYYDYPAAQQLTGATKDAAIKEIFERITQDIFNESLAKW; this comes from the coding sequence ATGAAAAAAACACATTATCTCTTATTAATAATCAGTTCATTCATCCTAAACAGCTGTTCGGTTTATAACTTTACCGGAACTGGCAAAATTGATGCTAAAACCTACCAGGTAAACTTTTTTCCAAACACTTCAGATTTGATTGAGCCTGGTATAGACAGAACTTTTACCTTAACTTTGCAGGATCTTATTCAAAATCAGACGAATCTGCACTTAGTGAAAAACAATGGTGATTTAACGTATGAAGGTGAAATTACAGATTACCGCATTAGTCCAATGACTGCAACTGCCGATCAAAAAGCCGCACAAAACCGATTAAAAATTAGAGTACAAGTTAGGTTTACCAATAAAAATAAAGAAGCAGACGACTTCGATAAATCTTTTGAGTTTTACTACGATTATCCAGCAGCACAACAATTAACAGGAGCAACAAAAGATGCTGCGATCAAAGAAATTTTCGAAAGAATTACGCAGGACATTTTTAATGAATCATTAGCTAAATGGTAA
- a CDS encoding tetratricopeptide repeat protein — MTETLAKVYLEQKKYQKAIQAYEILILKYPEKSSFFADRIKDIRIIQQNNN, encoded by the coding sequence ATGACTGAGACTTTAGCTAAAGTTTATTTGGAACAAAAAAAATATCAAAAAGCGATACAAGCTTATGAGATATTAATTTTGAAATATCCAGAAAAAAGTAGTTTCTTTGCAGACCGTATAAAAGATATTAGGATAATACAACAAAATAACAATTAA
- the groL gene encoding chaperonin GroEL (60 kDa chaperone family; promotes refolding of misfolded polypeptides especially under stressful conditions; forms two stacked rings of heptamers to form a barrel-shaped 14mer; ends can be capped by GroES; misfolded proteins enter the barrel where they are refolded when GroES binds), translated as MAKDIKFDIEARDGLKRGVDALANAVKVTLGPKGRNVIIGKSFGGPNVTKDGVTVAKEIELKDPLENMGAQMVKEVASKTNDLAGDGTTTATVLAQAIVKEGLKNVAAGANPMDLKRGIDKAVEAIVADLAKQAKVVGSDSEKIKQIASISANNDEVIGELIANAFAKVGKEGVITVEEAKGTDTYVDVVEGMQFDRGYLSPYFVTNPEKMEAELESPYILLYDKKVSSLKELLPVLEPVAQSGKPLLIIAEDVDGEALSTLVVNKLRGALKIAAVKAPGFGDRRKAMLEDIAILTGGTVISEERGYTLENTTIEMLGTAKRVTIDKDNTTIVSGAGEADMIKNRVNQIKGQMETTTSDYDKEKLQERLAKLAGGVAVLYVGAASEVEMKEKKDRVDDALHATRAAVEEGIVAGGGVALLRAKQSLDALKADNADEATGIKIISRAIEAPLRTIVENAGLEGSVVVAKVSEGTGDYGYNAKTDEYVDMLKAGIIDPKKVTRVALENAASVSGMILTTECALIDIKEENAGGGHMGGGMPGMM; from the coding sequence ATGGCAAAAGATATAAAATTTGATATTGAAGCACGTGACGGTTTAAAACGCGGTGTTGACGCATTAGCAAATGCAGTAAAAGTAACTCTAGGACCAAAAGGCCGTAACGTAATTATCGGAAAATCTTTCGGTGGACCAAACGTCACCAAAGATGGTGTTACAGTTGCAAAAGAAATCGAATTGAAAGATCCATTGGAAAATATGGGTGCTCAAATGGTAAAGGAAGTAGCTTCAAAAACCAATGATTTAGCAGGAGATGGAACTACAACTGCAACAGTATTAGCACAAGCCATCGTAAAAGAAGGATTGAAAAACGTTGCTGCAGGAGCAAATCCTATGGATTTAAAACGCGGTATCGACAAAGCTGTTGAAGCTATCGTTGCCGATCTTGCTAAACAAGCAAAAGTAGTAGGAAGCGATTCTGAAAAAATCAAACAAATTGCTTCTATTTCAGCTAACAATGACGAAGTAATTGGTGAATTAATCGCTAATGCTTTCGCAAAAGTTGGAAAAGAAGGTGTAATCACTGTTGAAGAAGCTAAAGGAACTGATACTTATGTAGATGTTGTAGAGGGAATGCAGTTTGACAGAGGATACCTTTCTCCTTATTTTGTGACCAATCCAGAAAAAATGGAAGCGGAACTAGAAAGCCCATACATCCTTTTGTATGACAAAAAAGTTTCTTCTTTAAAAGAATTATTGCCAGTTCTTGAGCCAGTTGCTCAATCAGGAAAACCATTATTAATTATTGCCGAAGATGTTGACGGAGAAGCGTTATCTACATTGGTAGTAAACAAATTACGCGGTGCATTAAAAATTGCAGCTGTAAAAGCTCCAGGTTTTGGTGACAGAAGAAAAGCAATGTTGGAAGATATCGCTATCTTAACTGGTGGAACTGTAATCTCTGAAGAAAGAGGATATACTCTAGAGAACACAACTATCGAAATGTTGGGAACTGCAAAAAGAGTAACTATCGACAAAGACAACACAACTATTGTTAGCGGTGCTGGAGAAGCTGATATGATTAAAAATCGTGTCAACCAAATCAAAGGCCAAATGGAAACTACGACTTCTGATTATGACAAAGAGAAACTGCAAGAGCGTTTGGCTAAATTAGCTGGAGGTGTTGCTGTTCTTTATGTTGGTGCTGCTTCTGAAGTAGAAATGAAAGAGAAAAAAGACAGAGTTGACGATGCGCTTCATGCTACTCGTGCAGCTGTCGAAGAAGGAATTGTTGCTGGCGGCGGCGTTGCTTTATTAAGAGCAAAACAATCCCTTGATGCCTTGAAAGCAGACAATGCTGATGAAGCTACAGGAATTAAAATTATTTCTCGTGCTATAGAAGCTCCTTTAAGAACAATTGTTGAAAACGCTGGACTTGAAGGTTCTGTTGTTGTAGCAAAAGTATCTGAAGGAACAGGTGATTATGGATACAATGCCAAAACTGACGAATATGTAGATATGTTAAAAGCAGGTATTATCGATCCTAAAAAAGTAACTCGTGTAGCTTTAGAAAATGCTGCTTCAGTTTCTGGTATGATATTGACTACTGAATGTGCATTGATCGATATTAAAGAAGAAAATGCAGGCGGAGGCCACATGGGCGGCGGTATGCCAGGCATGATGTAA